The following proteins come from a genomic window of Simkaniaceae bacterium:
- a CDS encoding glycogen debranching enzyme, translated as MNYTTSVGHTHPLGPHYTTNSLNFALHAPAASQVHLVLFPSQTSIAMHRTESIWHIELIDPPEEVSYYFLLTSFKGKTTPIFDPYSYFLSSSSKWGQLDYRHHQVHSIAKRPAAFDWEGSQSPKHPLHKTIFYEMHLRGFTRDPSSHVQSPGTFKGAIEKIPYLKSLGITCVELMPIQEFNESELDRIHPHTGKRLTNYWGYSPIHFFCIMNRYLSMQNEINEVKTFVRELHKNGIEVILDVVYNHTGGYCPLYHCDPHYYIVQPNKRHTNYTGCGNTLNANSPPTMHLILESLRYLVTEFHVDGFRFDLASTLTRDKQGHPLEDPPVIRAIANDPILKNIKLIAEPWDPGGLYQVGSFPHQFADWNGWYRDIARRYINTMQPDIHEVRLAMTASSHLFGNKSPAHSINLITAHDGFTLKDLVSYSHKHNEINGEKNRDGNNCNFSINFGFEGEKQSLNAIRKQQVKNFFLFLFCSIGTPLIVMGDEIGISHRGNNNPWCQDSTLNWLHWDKMDKDLLFYCIELIKLRKNLPHFDIQSYDDLNRFEWLDQPDHQVLCLKINAPEVAPICIVINPTSHQIALSLPPGKWKQMFANFYYSPHHLIPHSSVILEQVND; from the coding sequence TTGAATTATACAACTTCCGTTGGACATACGCACCCCCTTGGGCCTCATTATACTACAAACTCTCTCAATTTTGCACTCCATGCCCCGGCAGCCTCTCAAGTCCATCTCGTCTTGTTTCCCTCTCAAACAAGTATTGCCATGCATCGAACTGAGTCAATCTGGCATATTGAATTGATAGATCCGCCTGAAGAAGTTTCCTATTATTTTCTTTTAACTTCTTTCAAGGGAAAAACCACTCCGATTTTTGATCCCTATTCTTATTTCCTCTCCTCTTCCTCAAAATGGGGACAGCTCGATTATCGCCACCATCAAGTCCATTCGATTGCAAAACGCCCTGCTGCCTTTGATTGGGAAGGATCTCAAAGCCCAAAACACCCCTTACACAAAACCATTTTTTATGAAATGCACTTAAGAGGTTTTACTAGAGATCCCTCAAGCCATGTTCAATCTCCGGGAACATTTAAAGGCGCTATCGAAAAAATCCCCTATCTCAAATCTTTAGGGATTACGTGTGTGGAGTTAATGCCCATTCAAGAGTTTAATGAATCCGAACTCGATCGCATTCACCCTCATACGGGCAAACGCCTGACGAACTATTGGGGATATTCTCCTATTCATTTTTTTTGCATCATGAACCGCTACTTATCGATGCAAAACGAAATTAATGAGGTCAAAACATTTGTCAGAGAACTCCACAAGAATGGAATCGAAGTGATTCTTGATGTCGTTTATAACCACACGGGAGGGTATTGCCCCCTCTATCACTGCGATCCCCATTACTATATTGTTCAACCTAATAAAAGACACACTAACTATACGGGATGCGGGAACACTCTTAATGCCAATTCCCCTCCGACAATGCACCTTATTTTAGAATCGCTTCGTTATTTAGTGACGGAATTTCATGTCGATGGTTTTCGCTTTGACCTCGCTTCTACCCTGACGCGAGATAAACAGGGCCATCCGCTCGAAGATCCACCCGTTATTCGCGCAATTGCCAATGATCCTATTCTCAAAAATATTAAACTCATTGCAGAACCATGGGATCCCGGAGGATTATATCAAGTCGGATCATTTCCCCATCAATTTGCAGATTGGAATGGGTGGTATCGAGACATAGCAAGACGCTACATCAATACAATGCAGCCCGACATTCATGAAGTCCGTCTTGCTATGACCGCCTCATCCCATTTATTTGGGAATAAAAGTCCGGCACACTCAATTAACCTTATTACGGCTCATGACGGATTTACACTTAAAGACCTCGTTAGCTATAGCCACAAGCACAACGAAATCAATGGCGAAAAAAATCGGGATGGCAATAATTGTAATTTCAGCATCAACTTTGGATTTGAAGGAGAGAAACAATCACTCAATGCAATCCGAAAACAACAAGTTAAAAACTTTTTTTTATTCCTTTTTTGCTCTATAGGAACACCACTCATTGTCATGGGCGATGAAATTGGCATATCTCATCGAGGAAACAATAATCCGTGGTGTCAAGATTCTACCTTAAATTGGCTTCATTGGGATAAAATGGATAAAGATCTTTTGTTTTATTGCATTGAACTGATCAAACTGAGAAAAAACCTCCCCCATTTTGATATTCAATCTTATGACGATTTAAATCGCTTTGAATGGCTTGATCAACCCGATCATCAAGTCCTTTGCCTCAAAATCAATGCTCCTGAAGTCGCTCCCATATGCATTGTAATCAATCCAACCTCTCATCAGATAGCACTTAGCCTACCCCCCGGCAAATGGAAACAAATGTTTGCAAACTTCTACTATTCTCCACACCACCTGATTCCCCACTCATCAGTCATTTTAGAACAAGTCAACGATTAA
- a CDS encoding CesT family type III secretion system chaperone, whose protein sequence is MSLENAKANLEEFGKELNLEGLAFDENYTCILGIDNTFSLHLTFEPNSNRLYLYSPILDGLPKDDKIRLNLYEALLEGSMLGGQMAGGGVGVAVKEELILMHCVLEMGIGTDASALRRFAPLFVEAVEKWRDRVQKIMEGRDEGPSLTAPTAKPPVQRGQPPQGGSQRPGDFMKI, encoded by the coding sequence ATGTCTTTGGAAAACGCCAAGGCAAACTTGGAAGAGTTCGGTAAAGAGCTGAATCTGGAAGGATTGGCTTTTGACGAAAACTATACCTGTATTCTCGGAATCGATAATACCTTCTCTCTACATTTAACTTTTGAGCCAAACTCTAATCGTCTATACCTATACTCTCCCATATTAGACGGGCTTCCAAAAGATGACAAAATCCGTTTAAATCTTTATGAGGCACTTCTTGAGGGATCAATGCTCGGCGGTCAAATGGCCGGTGGGGGCGTTGGTGTTGCTGTCAAAGAAGAGCTCATCTTAATGCATTGCGTTTTAGAAATGGGAATTGGAACAGATGCTTCTGCACTGCGTCGATTTGCTCCTCTTTTTGTTGAAGCAGTTGAAAAATGGCGCGATCGCGTTCAAAAAATTATGGAAGGAAGAGATGAGGGTCCTTCTTTAACAGCTCCTACTGCAAAACCTCCAGTGCAAAGAGGACAGCCCCCACAAGGTGGCAGTCAGCGTCCCGGCGATTTCATGAAAATCTAG
- a CDS encoding CPBP family intramembrane metalloprotease, with translation MADPLPIIESILILIAFGIVTIVIHWTAKIRGYFKWGSPTQLASFAFPHILFAFAIFFIGSFALFQLVSLLLSFALNTARIENVPHEVIAYSSQAISTFCVIFLIFIFLTASHRKTFFSILKDYSTPHHNPISYDIGIGFLSWLISFPSIAFVSHLMTLFLYLVFQETGPQQNAIMLLQKARHYPIAMTFISFSIVCLAPLLEELLFRGLLQRWLSTKVSRIYAILIASLCFSSLHFSLLQGIANFSLIPTLFVLSIYLGYIYERQRSLIAPFILHATFNSISVLRILIT, from the coding sequence TTGGCTGATCCCCTTCCAATTATTGAATCGATTTTGATCCTTATTGCCTTTGGCATCGTTACTATTGTCATCCATTGGACGGCAAAAATAAGAGGTTATTTTAAATGGGGATCCCCGACTCAACTCGCATCTTTTGCCTTCCCCCATATTTTATTCGCATTTGCTATCTTTTTTATAGGATCTTTTGCCCTTTTTCAGCTGGTTTCATTGCTATTAAGCTTTGCCTTAAACACAGCTAGAATTGAAAATGTCCCTCATGAAGTCATCGCATATTCATCCCAAGCGATCTCAACTTTCTGCGTTATTTTTTTGATTTTTATTTTTTTAACAGCTTCGCATCGCAAAACTTTTTTTTCGATTTTGAAAGATTATTCAACCCCTCATCACAATCCAATATCTTATGATATTGGTATCGGGTTTCTCTCTTGGCTCATTTCTTTTCCAAGCATTGCTTTTGTCTCGCACCTTATGACCCTATTCCTCTATTTAGTGTTTCAAGAAACAGGTCCTCAACAAAACGCCATTATGCTTCTTCAAAAAGCACGTCATTATCCCATTGCAATGACTTTTATTAGCTTCTCTATTGTTTGCTTAGCTCCCCTGCTTGAAGAGCTTCTTTTTAGGGGCCTTTTACAGAGATGGCTTTCCACTAAAGTCAGCCGCATTTACGCTATTTTAATCGCCTCACTCTGTTTTTCATCCCTCCATTTTTCACTTCTTCAAGGAATTGCAAATTTTTCTTTAATTCCAACTCTATTTGTTTTATCTATATATTTAGGATATATATACGAAAGACAACGATCATTAATTGCACCATTTATATTACACGCTACTTTTAATTCGATTAGTGTCCTTCGTATCTTAATCACATAA
- a CDS encoding hemolysin family protein encodes MNKESILFLSLTLFSIVFQAFFSMMEMACVSFNRVRLQYYVSKGLKKAVWLSSLLNHPTRFFGTTLLCINVALQFGSECSRRFYAALGLSPDWAPISQIILVVIFAELAPLFAARSYAEHVALLGIRVLYFFSLLMRPFVWLIESLLKFIQFVVGATPRKYSFLTKDELQRAIEARGDKSKHGRKSEFDVWIASLFSAKNKIVKDFMIPLKDVHMVSGDSTALEVRKEMKKKYHHYFPVYQKDRHHIIGVVSPRDMLRLHDYEPIHICIKTPWFIPMKSSLLQIIREFRWNNQEIAIVVDEQGKAIGMINLDHTIAEVLPETRSEQISTQTSLDKTHILLDRSFPSSAKVADICERYQIDIQSRNKEQTLEALFEDVLKHPPGMDEVIIIGDFELKVVQSPFMGEKMINIRSL; translated from the coding sequence ATGAATAAAGAAAGCATTTTATTCCTCTCATTGACTCTTTTTTCCATTGTCTTTCAGGCGTTCTTTTCAATGATGGAGATGGCATGTGTTTCATTTAATCGCGTTCGTCTTCAATATTATGTTTCAAAAGGACTTAAAAAGGCCGTATGGCTATCTTCTCTTTTAAATCATCCCACTCGTTTTTTTGGAACAACGCTATTATGTATTAATGTGGCACTACAGTTTGGATCGGAATGTTCACGGCGCTTTTATGCAGCGCTTGGCTTGAGTCCCGATTGGGCTCCTATTTCCCAAATTATTTTGGTTGTGATTTTTGCAGAGCTAGCCCCTTTATTTGCAGCGCGCAGTTATGCCGAACATGTTGCGCTTTTGGGGATTCGGGTTCTTTATTTTTTTTCATTATTGATGCGTCCCTTTGTTTGGCTCATTGAGAGCCTGCTGAAATTCATCCAATTTGTTGTTGGAGCGACGCCTCGTAAATACTCCTTCTTAACGAAGGATGAACTCCAAAGAGCGATTGAGGCGCGGGGAGATAAGAGCAAACATGGTCGAAAAAGCGAATTCGATGTATGGATTGCATCTTTGTTTTCAGCAAAAAACAAGATTGTGAAAGATTTTATGATTCCTCTTAAAGATGTGCATATGGTGTCAGGGGATTCAACAGCTCTTGAAGTGCGCAAAGAGATGAAAAAAAAATATCACCATTATTTTCCGGTCTATCAAAAGGACAGGCATCATATTATTGGTGTTGTTTCACCGCGGGATATGTTGCGACTGCATGATTATGAACCAATTCATATTTGTATTAAAACCCCTTGGTTTATTCCAATGAAGAGTTCTCTTTTACAAATCATTCGAGAATTTAGATGGAATAACCAAGAAATTGCCATTGTTGTGGATGAACAAGGGAAGGCCATTGGAATGATTAATTTGGATCACACTATTGCTGAAGTTTTGCCGGAGACACGCTCCGAACAAATCTCGACACAAACATCACTTGATAAAACGCATATTTTACTCGATCGCAGTTTTCCATCTTCTGCAAAAGTGGCTGATATCTGTGAGAGATATCAAATCGATATTCAATCAAGAAATAAAGAGCAAACTTTAGAGGCGTTATTTGAAGATGTTTTAAAACATCCTCCGGGAATGGATGAGGTAATTATCATCGGAGATTTTGAACTCAAAGTCGTTCAATCCCCATTTATGGGAGAAAAAATGATCAATATAAGGAGTTTATAA
- a CDS encoding hemolysin family protein yields MTTILLSILLVIFILVSGFLSATETSMFSLPYFQIKAFARDKDIKRRLVSMILSQPRKLLVTILMLNITMNILVQNTVSSLFEEFPGWTISVVLPLILTLIFGELIPKAIAISNNIKVATAVAPPIYFLQWVLRPLRDGITWFTDHLSSFFFFFLKKEKEISVNEIKHALKTSRDFGVLSLEEAKLMRGYLSLEEMIVKEIMSPRGDMIYYDISDPLEELLTLFIEKECTRIPVCENDRENILGVIDSEHMFLHQSEIKTPEDLKLFLRKPYYVPESMPAKLLFNQFNLKNWQFAIVVDEYGSVTGLITKEDLIEIVVGQIDNKRDTSRLYTRSGSDVMIASGKLELAEFEEIFDTQLVSECNMATLGGWLTEKMGDIPHTGAKFVTDRFLFHVLSSTPSYVESVYVRRLHKRSIRKERAV; encoded by the coding sequence ATGACAACGATTCTCTTATCAATTTTATTAGTCATTTTCATTTTAGTATCGGGTTTTTTATCAGCAACGGAAACTTCGATGTTTTCGCTTCCCTATTTTCAAATCAAGGCATTTGCCAGAGATAAAGATATTAAGCGCCGGCTTGTATCGATGATTCTTTCCCAACCAAGGAAATTGCTCGTTACAATTTTGATGCTCAATATCACGATGAATATTTTAGTTCAAAATACGGTCTCTTCGCTTTTTGAAGAGTTTCCGGGATGGACGATTAGCGTCGTTCTCCCTTTAATTCTTACCCTTATTTTTGGAGAGCTGATTCCTAAAGCCATTGCAATCTCAAATAATATTAAAGTTGCCACGGCAGTGGCACCGCCGATCTATTTTTTACAATGGGTCTTGAGACCTCTACGAGATGGAATTACTTGGTTTACAGATCATCTATCCTCCTTCTTTTTCTTTTTTCTTAAAAAAGAAAAAGAAATATCAGTGAATGAAATTAAGCATGCTTTGAAGACTTCAAGGGATTTTGGGGTTTTGAGTTTGGAAGAGGCTAAGTTAATGAGGGGGTATTTGAGTTTAGAGGAGATGATTGTCAAGGAGATCATGAGCCCGCGAGGGGATATGATCTATTATGACATTTCTGATCCCCTAGAGGAGTTGCTTACGTTATTTATAGAGAAAGAATGTACGCGTATTCCCGTATGTGAAAATGACAGAGAAAATATTCTTGGCGTTATTGATAGTGAGCATATGTTTTTGCATCAAAGTGAAATCAAAACTCCCGAAGATTTAAAGCTCTTCTTGAGAAAACCATATTATGTTCCCGAATCGATGCCGGCTAAGCTTTTATTTAATCAATTTAATCTCAAAAATTGGCAATTTGCGATTGTTGTCGATGAATATGGAAGCGTGACGGGACTTATCACAAAGGAAGACCTAATTGAAATTGTTGTGGGTCAGATCGATAATAAAAGAGACACAAGCCGGCTCTATACCCGCTCGGGTAGTGATGTGATGATTGCAAGTGGAAAACTAGAGCTTGCCGAGTTTGAAGAGATTTTTGATACGCAGCTCGTTAGCGAATGTAATATGGCGACATTAGGCGGTTGGCTCACTGAAAAGATGGGCGACATTCCGCATACCGGAGCTAAATTTGTCACAGATCGATTTCTATTCCATGTTCTTTCATCAACGCCGTCATATGTCGAAAGTGTTTATGTCAGACGACTTCATAAACGCTCGATTCGAAAAGAAAGGGCAGTATGA
- a CDS encoding alpha/beta hydrolase: protein MWASNDAYQVYYEVHGDKHPLVLLHGLARDHTSWYPFLDVLKQYYQVILIDHIGSGQSIYHKKSISMSDMAEAIHLVLEQLNLGAVDLIGNSMGGFVAQHIAINYPLSIHRLGLVASTAHQRSIARLSMETTVEFRRRDMPLDLILKSFIPLAFSPSFLSDENVIAEIIKNILSDENPQSFEAFEAQVHACQKHDTRALLHKIKHPTWICSGSFDLLATEDEAQELHRNIAGSKLSILEGIGHSIPYEVPKRFLEELLAHFKKSPS from the coding sequence ATGTGGGCTTCAAATGATGCATACCAAGTCTATTATGAAGTGCACGGTGATAAACATCCTCTCGTTTTATTACATGGATTAGCTAGAGACCATACGTCTTGGTATCCCTTTCTTGATGTATTAAAACAGTATTATCAAGTCATTTTAATCGATCATATTGGATCGGGACAGTCTATCTATCATAAAAAAAGCATTTCAATGAGCGATATGGCTGAAGCAATTCATCTTGTCTTAGAACAACTTAATTTAGGGGCTGTCGATCTGATCGGAAATTCTATGGGAGGATTTGTTGCGCAGCACATTGCGATCAATTATCCCTTATCGATTCACCGCTTAGGGCTTGTTGCAAGTACGGCTCATCAGCGCTCTATTGCACGTCTTTCTATGGAGACAACAGTTGAATTTAGGAGACGGGATATGCCATTAGATTTAATTTTAAAGAGTTTTATTCCCCTTGCCTTTAGTCCCTCTTTTCTATCAGATGAAAATGTTATAGCAGAAATCATAAAAAATATTCTTTCCGATGAAAACCCCCAATCTTTTGAGGCATTTGAAGCTCAAGTGCATGCATGTCAAAAGCATGATACGCGCGCATTATTACACAAAATCAAACATCCAACATGGATTTGTAGCGGTTCTTTTGACCTCCTAGCTACAGAAGATGAAGCGCAAGAATTACATCGAAACATTGCCGGATCAAAACTATCTATCTTAGAAGGGATTGGACATAGCATTCCGTATGAGGTTCCCAAGAGATTCCTAGAGGAATTATTAGCGCACTTTAAAAAATCCCCTTCATAA
- a CDS encoding protein phosphatase 2C domain-containing protein — protein sequence MKFECFALTDIGLMRATNEDAFAVLHQEGFFALADGMGGHKAGEIASQEAIKYLCQAVQELFTTTHLTLTPAMLSKCLSDIYQNINSWVHHLGLSLEDCYGMGTTLSSALLYKNCLITSHIGDSRIYQLRGASLKKITSDHSMIDYDPTKSISRKVLTQIIGSHKKIEADTTVIDVRKNDVFLLCSDGLTDFVKETRIYGILSDNLPLENRAQRLIVEAKNNGGADNITVVILKVC from the coding sequence ATGAAATTTGAGTGTTTTGCGCTAACAGATATTGGTTTAATGCGTGCTACAAACGAAGATGCATTTGCCGTTTTACACCAAGAGGGTTTTTTTGCGCTTGCAGATGGCATGGGCGGACATAAGGCCGGTGAAATCGCATCTCAAGAAGCCATTAAATACTTATGCCAAGCCGTGCAAGAGCTCTTTACAACAACGCATTTGACTCTAACTCCCGCTATGCTCTCAAAATGCCTCTCTGATATTTATCAAAACATCAATTCCTGGGTCCATCATCTTGGACTGAGTTTAGAGGACTGCTATGGAATGGGAACCACGCTCTCTAGCGCCTTGCTTTATAAAAATTGTTTGATTACATCACACATTGGGGATAGTCGTATTTATCAATTGCGGGGTGCATCACTCAAGAAAATCACATCCGACCATAGTATGATTGACTATGACCCGACAAAGTCAATTTCAAGAAAAGTTTTAACACAAATCATCGGATCTCATAAAAAAATTGAAGCCGATACCACTGTCATTGACGTCCGCAAAAATGATGTTTTTCTCCTTTGCAGTGACGGATTAACAGATTTCGTGAAAGAAACCCGAATTTATGGTATCCTTTCTGACAACCTCCCCCTAGAGAATCGAGCCCAAAGGCTCATTGTTGAGGCTAAAAATAATGGGGGGGCAGATAATATTACCGTTGTCATTTTGAAAGTTTGTTAA
- a CDS encoding cysteine desulfurase, translating to MTHHSPIYFDNNATTELGIESLQAMLDEMKKPASNPSSIHLWGRESKKRLSNARSKIAHFLNVSPTEILFTSGGTEGLNLLIKGLAQKGDVLTTKLEHAAILNTLKSFKKSDEIHFIPVDETGQIDPSEIEQRLSPSIKTIILSAVNSETGCKINLDHIAQIAEKANVHLIVDGVALLGKEAFVIPSGVTAMAFSAHKFHGPKGIGFCYINEYASPFISTMTGGPQELNRRGGTENLIGIMGLAAAIENLSRFQDDYTKQMLMLRQTFETKLLNEIQGVEINGAGTRICNTSNIYFKGIDAETLLILLDMQNIMASHGAACSSGGLTPSHVLLGMGYSLERAKHSIRFSFSRLNTLEEVDQVISALKRLLHSISG from the coding sequence ATGACCCATCATTCCCCTATTTATTTTGATAATAATGCCACTACCGAGCTTGGCATTGAATCCCTTCAGGCAATGCTTGATGAAATGAAAAAACCGGCAAGCAATCCATCGAGCATCCATCTATGGGGTCGAGAATCAAAAAAAAGGCTCTCTAATGCTCGAAGCAAAATCGCCCATTTTTTAAATGTTTCCCCAACTGAAATTCTATTCACATCCGGTGGCACTGAGGGGTTAAACCTATTAATCAAAGGCCTTGCTCAAAAGGGAGATGTACTGACAACAAAACTTGAACATGCCGCTATTCTCAATACGCTCAAGTCCTTTAAAAAATCCGATGAAATTCACTTTATTCCCGTGGATGAAACGGGACAAATCGATCCCAGTGAAATCGAGCAAAGACTCTCCCCTTCAATCAAAACCATTATTTTGAGCGCCGTTAACTCAGAAACAGGCTGTAAAATCAATCTCGATCACATTGCTCAAATTGCTGAGAAAGCGAATGTCCATTTAATTGTGGATGGCGTTGCTCTCTTGGGTAAAGAAGCCTTTGTAATCCCAAGTGGGGTGACGGCAATGGCTTTTTCCGCACACAAATTTCATGGACCAAAAGGTATTGGGTTTTGCTATATCAATGAATACGCATCTCCTTTTATCTCTACGATGACGGGGGGGCCTCAAGAACTCAATCGCAGAGGCGGCACCGAAAATCTGATTGGTATTATGGGGCTTGCGGCAGCGATTGAGAACCTATCCCGATTTCAAGACGATTATACCAAGCAAATGCTTATGCTTCGCCAAACCTTTGAAACAAAACTTCTCAATGAAATACAGGGCGTTGAAATCAATGGGGCAGGCACACGTATTTGCAATACGTCCAACATCTATTTTAAAGGAATTGACGCTGAGACTCTGCTCATTTTACTCGATATGCAAAATATCATGGCTTCTCATGGAGCAGCCTGTTCATCGGGAGGCTTAACCCCTTCTCATGTCCTTTTAGGCATGGGTTATTCCCTAGAGCGCGCTAAACATTCGATTCGCTTTTCATTTAGCCGACTCAATACTCTCGAAGAAGTTGATCAAGTGATTAGCGCCCTCAAGCGACTCCTTCATTCCATTTCAGGATAA
- a CDS encoding winged helix-turn-helix domain-containing protein, whose product MLESLFGNAIIEKILFYILKNQKTYGSELSHVLQVPLFSCQRGLERLEKGGILVSQLEGKTRLYQFNPRYSLLIELKNFLEKAYSFIPSEIKNKFYERMNRQRPRRKGKPL is encoded by the coding sequence ATGTTAGAGTCGCTTTTTGGTAATGCCATTATTGAAAAAATTTTATTTTATATTTTAAAGAATCAAAAAACCTATGGCTCAGAGCTCAGTCATGTTTTACAAGTTCCCTTATTTAGTTGTCAAAGAGGACTGGAAAGATTAGAAAAAGGTGGAATCTTAGTTAGTCAACTTGAGGGAAAAACCCGATTATATCAATTCAATCCTCGCTATTCCCTACTCATAGAACTTAAAAATTTTTTAGAAAAAGCCTATTCCTTTATTCCTAGCGAGATAAAAAATAAATTTTATGAAAGAATGAATCGACAACGTCCTCGAAGGAAAGGAAAACCACTGTGA
- a CDS encoding serpin family protein has protein sequence MIIHFKTNTLRSFMISLLFISMPLCNRLSASDDLKKLTNSLSIELIQALMQKDENILISPFSIQTSLLTLYMGSDTLNEYEIRHRLNLSTQQSKIPEAFDQLKKHLLDGKLKSILFFTRTLWVNQPVKMKDDYINLIRTHFLTEIENCDLSDPTATQTKMEEWISQKTKKKIPKFFKGSSLTSTTQAVMTDTATMKSLWKTPFKLKDSSQDFFFPESGSAPPIEIPFMSQKGVFDYFENQRCKIISLPLEHHLRFLIFLPKDKNLSESIEVLSNLILNKSIFSKMQPANVCVQIPKFTISKRYTLNEPLMSLGLIRPFRRDADFSKMSPEHLFYISQIIHYSQITLNEWGVDGYSSLFNLSKEPNTPEEAPDHIFLANHPFLYLIIDAKQDIILFLGTYCNVDPDKKNEI, from the coding sequence ATGATCATTCACTTTAAGACAAACACCTTGAGATCATTTATGATCTCACTTCTTTTCATTAGTATGCCACTATGCAATCGCTTATCTGCTTCTGATGATCTTAAAAAATTGACAAATTCATTATCAATTGAACTCATCCAAGCTCTGATGCAAAAAGACGAAAATATCCTCATTTCTCCTTTTTCCATACAAACAAGCCTTCTCACGCTATATATGGGCAGCGATACTTTAAATGAATATGAAATCAGGCATCGTCTCAATCTTTCAACCCAACAATCAAAGATCCCGGAAGCCTTTGATCAGCTCAAAAAACATCTTCTTGACGGCAAGTTAAAGTCTATTCTCTTTTTTACACGCACATTGTGGGTCAATCAACCTGTTAAGATGAAAGATGACTATATCAATCTCATTCGAACACATTTTCTCACAGAGATTGAAAATTGCGATCTGTCTGATCCCACAGCGACACAAACCAAAATGGAAGAGTGGATCAGCCAAAAAACAAAGAAAAAAATCCCTAAATTTTTTAAAGGCTCTTCTCTCACATCAACAACGCAAGCGGTTATGACAGATACGGCTACAATGAAGAGCTTGTGGAAGACCCCATTTAAGCTCAAAGATAGCTCCCAAGATTTTTTCTTTCCCGAATCCGGATCGGCTCCCCCTATTGAAATTCCCTTTATGAGCCAAAAAGGCGTATTCGATTATTTTGAAAACCAACGCTGTAAAATCATCAGCTTACCTCTCGAACACCATTTGCGTTTTCTCATTTTTCTTCCGAAAGATAAAAACCTCTCTGAGAGCATTGAAGTCTTGAGCAATCTTATCCTAAACAAATCCATTTTTTCTAAAATGCAACCTGCAAATGTTTGTGTTCAAATCCCCAAGTTTACAATTTCAAAACGCTATACTCTCAATGAACCGTTGATGTCGCTTGGGCTTATCCGCCCTTTTCGCCGCGATGCGGATTTCTCTAAAATGAGTCCTGAGCACCTCTTTTATATTTCTCAAATTATCCACTACTCTCAAATTACACTCAATGAATGGGGAGTCGACGGATATTCCTCTCTTTTTAATCTCTCAAAAGAACCAAATACACCTGAAGAAGCGCCTGATCACATCTTTCTTGCCAATCACCCTTTCCTTTACTTGATCATCGATGCAAAACAGGATATAATTTTATTTTTGGGAACGTATTGCAATGTAGACCCCGATAAAAAAAATGAAATTTGA